A genomic segment from Aegilops tauschii subsp. strangulata cultivar AL8/78 chromosome 1, Aet v6.0, whole genome shotgun sequence encodes:
- the LOC141037342 gene encoding tyrosine decarboxylase-like, with translation MASFNHANDTARDTGSPPAAAATPTLRVGPLPLDAGEFRRQGRQVVDFIADHYGRINKYPVRPAVAPGFLARQLPDTAPSWLEPSALASALRDVQDLNLPGVTHWQSPRHFTHFAAMASNMGALGEALAAGLNINPFTWVASPAATELETVVTDWLGKALHLPEELLFCGGGGGTLLGTSCDGYETHEAHEKVRSMTNKLRPWGLAFGGHVSADNRRNFYMPN, from the exons ATGGCAAGCTTCAACCACGCCAACGACACCGCCCGGGACACCGGCTCTCCCCCGGCTGCGGCTGCTACGCCTACGCTCAGAGTTGGACCCCTTCCGCTAGACGCCGGCGAGTTCCGGCGTCAGGGACGTCAAGTTGTGGACTTCATCGCGGACCACTACGGCCGCATTAACAAGTACCCCGTCCGCCCGGCCGTTGCTCCCGGGTTCCTAGCCCGGCAGCTTCCCGACACCGCGCCGTCGTGGCTGGAGCCCAGCGCGCTCGCCTCAGCGCTGCGCGATGTCCAGGACCTCAACCTTCCCGGCGTCACCCACTGGCAGAGCCCCCGTCATTTCACGCACTTCGCGGCGATGGCCAGCAACATGGGCGCGCTCGGCGAGGCCCTCGCCGCGGGCCTCAACATCAACCCTTTCACCTGGGTCGCCTCGCCGGCGGCCACCGAGCTTGAGACCGTTGTTACAGATTGGCTGGGTAAGGCACTACACCTCCCGGAGGAGCTGCTCTTCTGTGGTGGCGGAGGCGGCACGCTGCTGGGGACGTCGtgcgatgggtatgagacccat GAAGCTCATGAGAAGGTACGAAGTATGACTAATAAGCTCCGCCCGTGGGGCTTAGCCTTCGGCGGCCACGTATCAGCTGACAATAGGCGAAACTTCTACAtgccaaactga